The Bacillus sp. BGMRC 2118 DNA segment AATATTTGATTCGAAACTCCAACAGCTGCTACGGAGTTATCGGAATACTGACTTAACATTAATGTATCTGCATTACCCATTAACATATGCAACAGGATTTCTATAAATAGTGGCCACGTTAATGCAAACAATGACATTTTCCCTATGTCTTTTTTATTTATTTTTCTAGCCATTGTATCACCTCTCCAAAGTTGTCTGTGTGATGGAATTGAGAAACTAACTAACATACTATTAAAAACAAGCTATTAGTAAAATACCGATGTTTAAATTATCTAAATGATTGAACTAGTCAGTGTAAAAGTGGTATTTACATCAATGAAACAATACTCTATAGTTTAATCTGATTACCATATAATAGATAGAGAATATAACGATAACATTGGTACTATTTCGACCTAAAGAGGTGAGGAGTTTGTCTTATATTTCATTTTATTTACCACCATTTCCAACATTTATTAAAGGGGGAGAAGCAGTATTTACGAAAGGAAATAAGCATATACGGAGAACATATACAGTTTTTGATTTGTTATACGTTATACAAGGGGAAATACATATTACAGAACATGAGACTTCTTTTACTGTACAAGCTGGACAATATGTCATTTTAGTACCAGGATTAGAACACTACGGTCATAAAGGATGTGAAGGGGAAACTCATTATGTTTGGCTCCACTTTACGATTGACCATGACTATGAAGTCGTTCCAGAACAGCCATTGGACTGGACGAAGTTAGCTATACGCGAGGGTGATTTTGAGGAAGCTGCGAAATTTCATTTTTATATTCCGCAATATAATTCAATAACTCAAAGGGAGTTATTAGAGCAGCTATTAAAGCAATTAACGGTTCTTGAAAGTGAACAGTCACCAGATCATAAACTACGTCAGCAAACGATCTTTCAAGATATTTTATTACTTTTGCAAAAGCAGGCACTTCAAATTCCAACAGCTACTGAAAAGGTTAGTGAGGAAGTATT contains these protein-coding regions:
- a CDS encoding helix-turn-helix domain-containing protein; this encodes MSYISFYLPPFPTFIKGGEAVFTKGNKHIRRTYTVFDLLYVIQGEIHITEHETSFTVQAGQYVILVPGLEHYGHKGCEGETHYVWLHFTIDHDYEVVPEQPLDWTKLAIREGDFEEAAKFHFYIPQYNSITQRELLEQLLKQLTVLESEQSPDHKLRQQTIFQDILLLLQKQALQIPTATEKVSEEVLRYIRENYQKPIKMAQISADLHFNPDYITRCVQKTIGTSPSQYLNQFRIAKAKSRLAKTNDKISSVCKDVGIEDQGYFSKLFRKMEGMSPGEYRRIVHRSEEGME